CCTTGATCGCGTCGCGCAGCGCGCCCGTCACGTCAGCGCCCTGGCCCATGTCGTCATCGACCAGGAGGACGGTGGGTTTCTTGCCGCTGCTGGGCGGCTGCGGGGCGGGCGTGGGGGCCGGGGTCGGAGCAGGCGCGGGCGTCCCCGCCGCGTTCTTGACAAAGCAGCCCTTGAGCTGGCCGTAAGCCGGGTCGTTGCCCCCCCACTCCTTGACGGTGCAGGCCACGTTGGGCGAGGCGTCGTTGGTGCCGAAGACGTACTTGCCCGCCGTCCCGAAGGCCATCTGCTTGTTGGCGACATTAGTGCAGGTGCCGCCTTCCACCGCGCACAGCGTGTACCCGGCCGGTCCCGTGGGCTGAGGCTGCGGAGTCGGCTGGGGTTGAGGCGTCGGTTGCGGCTGGGGCGTCGGCTGAGGTTGGGGAGTCGGCTGCGGCGTGGGCTGGGGCTGCGGGGCCGGTTGCGGCTGGGGCGCGGGCTGGCTGCCCCCCGCGTTCACCCCGAGCTTGCCGAGCGCGCCCGGCACACTGATCAGGCCGTAGCCGACGTTGTTGTTCTTGGCCCCGGCGTTGCTGGCACTGGAATACAGGGCGTTCTTGATGGCGTCCACGCTGGTCCCCGGCTTGGCGCTGAGCATCAGGGCCACCGCCCCCGCCACGATGGGGCTGGCCTGGCTGCTGCCGCTGAGCGCGCCGTACTGCCCATTCGGAAAGGTGCTGGTGATCGCCACACCGGGGGCGGCCACGTCGGGCTTCACGAACACGCCGTTGATCTGGCCCTGCCAGGCGACCGGGCCGCGGCTGCTGAAGCTGGCGACCTGCCCGTTCTGGTCCACCGCGCCCACGCCGATGGCGTCGGGGAGGTTGCCGGGGCTGCCGGTGGTCGCGCTGCCCGGCCCGAAGTTGCCGATGGCGAAGACCGGCACCACGCCCGCCTTGATCATGTTCTGCACCGGCACGATGAACTCGTCGTAGGTGCCGGGGATGCCCAGGCTCATGTTCACCACGTCCGCGCCGTCGTCGGTGTCGGCGTTGTTGTCGGGGTCCAGCACGTACTGCATCCCGGCGATCACCTGGGCGAAGGTCCCCTCGTTGTTGGGCAGCACCAGCGCGCTGATCAGCTTGGCGTCCGGCGCCACGCCGACGTTCTTGCCGACCAGCAGCCCCGCCGTGTGCGTGCCGTGCTGGACCGTGTCGTGGGGCTGGCTCTGCACCCGGTCGCCGTCCGCATTGAATTCCGCGAAGGCCGCGAGTTTCCCGGCCAGTTCGGGATGGTTCGGGTCGATGCCGGTGTCGAGGTGCCCGATCCGGATGTTCTGGCCCTTGAAGCCCGCCGCCCAGGCTGCCGGTGCGCCGATCTTCTCCAGGTGCCAAGGTGTGCCGGTGGGGGCCGAAGCCGCGCTCAGGGCGACCGCCTTGGGCACCTTCACCTTGAAGTTCTCGAAGATGGACTCCACGAACGGCAGGGTGGCCAGCACCCGCGCCTGCACCGGTGTCATGGGCAGGTAGATGCTCTGGTCGAGCCACAGTTGCGTGGCCCGGCCCGAGTTGATCGCCTGGTTGATGAATCCGGCGGCCGGGCCGAGCTGCGCGATGCGGGCGGAAAGCTGCTGGCGGGCCGTCTTGAAAAGCGCGCGCCCCCGGGCATCGTTGGCGAACTTGAAGCGCACGATCACGCCGACCGTGCTCTGGTCCCCGCGCTTGGCGCGCTCCAGCAGCGTCGGGGACAGCACCTGCGCGCTGGCCGTGGTCGCGCCGCCCAGCAGCAGGGCCGCGCCGAGAAGCAAGGTGGCTTTGGTCTTGTTCATGACCCGCAGCCTAGCGGGCAGCCCGTGACGCCCCCTGAAGGCCACGTGAGGACGCCTTGAGGTGAGGTCAGGGCCGCGTCAGCCTCATGCGGCACGCCAGCGGGAAGGTCAGCGGGTGTAGCTGAGGATGATGCTGCCCTCGCTGGTGACGCCGCGCAGCATGCTGAACCGGTAGTACTTGAGAATGACCTGATTGCCCGCGAGTTGCAGGAGCTGCAACTGGCCCTTCACGCCGTTCTGGGTGACCGGGCTGTTGCCCTTCACGTTCCACTCGAAGCCGCCGCGAATGTCGATGGTGCGGTCGGGGGCGGTGCTGGGGGGCACCGGCCGCGGCTTGCTGCCGAAGCCCTCGGGCGTGTGCAGTTCGCCCGTGCCGAGGTCCAGCACCAGCCCGCGCAGGACGCCGTTCAGGCCGGGCGTGTCCCCGAATTTCAGCCGGTTGCCCTCGCGGACCACGTTCAGCCGCGCGGTCTTGCCGGTCGGGGCCAGGACCGAGGGAAACACCACGTAGCGCCGGAATTCCTCCTGGGTGATGCCCAGCCGCTCGTCGTATTCGAGCGGTTCGCCCTTGGCCGCGCTGAACATCAGGGCGCGCAGGGCGTCGCGGCTCCCGCCCACTGTCGTGACCCGCTGCTGCAACTCCACGAAGGCCAGACTGGCCCGCTGCTCCATCAGTTGCACGGTCTGCCCCGGCTGCGGCAGCAGGGCGCCCAGCCTGCCCTGCCAGCCCACCGGGAGCGCGGGCACGCTGGGTGAAGCCGCCGTACGGTCCAGCATGGCCCCACCGCCGAGGGCAAGCAGGGTCAGGAGGGGGGCGCGCAGAGCCTTCATGCCGAGCGGAGCATACGGCGGCCGGGTGAGAATTCCCCGTGCCGCCGCTGACTGCAAGTGAAAAAAGGGGGGGTGCCCCCCCATTCGGAAGGGCACCCGCAAGGCGGAAACCCGCGGCGGGGTCAGGCCTTGCCGACGCTCCCCAGCACGCGCATCTTGTGCTCGACCACCTGACTCATCAGGTCACGGGCGGGGCCGAAAATCTTGCGGGGGTCGAATTCCTTGGGGTTCTTCTTCAGCACCTCGCGGACGCCGGTGGTCATGGCCAGGCGCAGGTCGGTGTCCACGTTCACCTTGGCGATGCCGTACTGGGCGGCCTGTTGCAGGTCCTCGTCCGCGATGCCCACCGCGTCCCCGATCTCGCCGCCCGCGTCACGGAAACGCTGCACCAGTTCGGCAGGCACGCCGCTGGAACCGTGCGCGACGAGCGGGATGGACACGAGTTCGCTGATGCGCTTGATGCGCGCCAGGTCGATAAAGGGGCGGCCCTTGCCCTTGTACGCCCCGTGGCTGGTACCGATGGCGATGGCGAGGTAGTCGGTGCCGGTTTCCTCGACGAACTTCACCGCTTCTTCGGGGTCGGTCAGGAAAGCGTCCTTTTCGTCCACGACCACGTGTTCCTCGATGCCGCCCAGCCGCCCGAGTTCGGCCTCCACGCTGATGCCCATCGCGTGGGCGGCCTCGACCACCCGGCGCGTCTCGTGGACGTTCTCCTCGAAGGGATAGTGCGAGGCGTCGATCATGACGGAGGTAAAGCCCATCTTAATGGCCTTCAGCGCGCTGTCGTAGCTGGAGCCGTGGTCGAGGTGCAGCGCGACCGGCACGGTGGAGCGCTGGGCCAGGTCGATCACGATGTCGGCCAGGTCCTGCCCGCCGTACTTGATGGCCCCCTCACTCATCTGCACCATCACGGGCGAGCGCAACTTCTCGGCGGTGTGGATGATCGCCTGGGTGATCTCCATGTTGTTGGTGTTGAACGCCCCTACGGCGTACTTGCCCGCGCGGGCGGGGATCAGGATGTCGTTACCGGTGACGAGCATGAATTGTTCCTCCTTTGGGAATTTGGGCTCCCTGGCACTTTACCCGCTGCGGGCCGGGTCGGCTATCCCGGACGGTCCGGCGGGGGACGCGGGGGCCGGGGGTAGGATGACGGCATGACTTCCCCCGCCTCCACCCTGCCCCCCGTGGACCTCACCGCGCGGCTGGCCGACCGGGCGCGGCGCATGAATGCCAGCGCCATCCGCGAGATTCTCAAGGTCACCCAGCAACCCGACGTGATCTCCTTCGCGGGCGGCCTCCCCGCGCCGGAACTGTTTCCCCTGGAGGACGTGCGCCGCGCGACCGAAACGGTGCTGAGCAAGTACGGTCCCGCCGCCCTGCAATACTCCACCACCGAGGGGCACCTCCCGCTGCGTGAGTGGATCGCGGCGCGGGACGGCATCAGCCCCGCCAACGTGCAGATCGTGACCGGCAGCCAGCAGGGCCTGGACCTGCTCGGCAAGATCCTGATCAACGAGGGCGACGTGGTGCTGGTGGAGGCGCCGACCTACCTGGGTGCGCTGCAATCCTTCCAGCCCTACGGGCCGCGCTACGTGGAGCTGCCCACCGACGAGCACGGCATCGACACCGGCGCGCTGGAAGACGTGCTGAAGGCCCACCCCGCCAAGCTGCTCTACGCCATCCCCAACTTCCAGAACCCCACCGGCCGGACGCTGAGCCTGGAACGCCGCCGCCGCTTGCTGGAGCTGACCGCCCAGTACGGGGTGCTGGTGATCGAGGACGACCCCTACGGCAAGCTGCGCTTCACCGGGGAGGAGTTGCCCAGCCTCTACGCGCTGGGCCTGGAGATGGTGGGCGGCGACCCGAACCGCAGTCACGTGATCTACTCCAGCTCCTTTTCCAAGACGCTGGTGCCCGGCCTGCGTGACGCCTGGGTGCAGGCCGCGCGGCCGATCATCGAGAAGCTGGTGCAGGCCAAGCAGGGCGCCGACCTGCACACGCCGACGCTGAACCAGATGATCGTCGCGGAACTGGTGGGGGACGTGCTGCCGCGTCAGGTCGAGATCGTGAAGAAGGCCTACGGCGAGCGCGCCCAGGACATGATGGCCCGCCTGCGGGAGCACTTCCCGGCGGGAGTGGACTTCACCACGCCCGAAGGCGGGATGTTCCTCTGGGTGACGGTGCCGGAAGGGATCGATACCGTGCCGCTGCTCGCCCAGGCCGTGGAGCGTAAGGTCGCCTTCGTGCCCGGCAGTCCCTTCTACGCGCTGGGCGGCGGCCACAACACCATGCGCCTGAGCTATTCGAGCGCAACGCCGGAGCAGATCGACCGGGGCATCCGGGCGCTGGGCGAGACGATCCGGGCGGCGATGGAGTAGGGACGCGGAAGGCGGTGAGAAGATGTTTTCCTGCGCACCGCTTCCCGCGCACTATCATCCCCCCGATGACCCCTGAAGCTCCCCTGGGCGTGTTCGACAGCGGCGTGGGCGGCCTGAGCGTGCTGGCGGAGTTGCGGCGCAGCCTGCCGCACGAGCACTTCCTCTATCTGGCCGATACGGCGCATGTGCCTATCGGCGCCCGCCCGGATGAAGAAATCCGCGATCTGACGGCGCGGGCGGTCGCGGCGCTGCACGCTCGGGGAGCAAAAGGCGTGGTGGTGGCCTGCAATACAGCGTCCGCCTTCAGCCTGACGCACCTGCGGGAGCGGTATCCCGACATGCCGATCATCGGCCTGGTGCCCGCCGTGAAGCCCGCCGTGGCGGCCACCCGCTCGGGCGTGGTGGGCGTGCTGGCGACCCCGGGGACACTGCGGGGCACCCTGCTGCGCGACGTGATCCGCCAGTGGGCCGACCCCGCCGGGGTGCGCGTCCTGACCGCCGTCAGCGCCGAACTGGTGCCGCTGGTGGAGGCCGGGCAGGCGAACGGTGAGCGGACGAGGGCCGTGCTGCGGGAAACGCTGACGCCGCTGGCGGAGGCAGGGGCCGATCAACTGGTGCTGGGCTGCACGCATTACCCCTTTCTGGCGGACAGCATCCGTGCGGAATTCGGCGACACCTTCGCGCTGGTGGACAGCGGCGCGGCGGTCGCGCGGCATACGAGGAACGTGCTGCAACAGGCAGGCAGGCTGCGGGAGGAAGGCGGGCCGGGGGGCGTCTCCTACCTCGTGACCGGTGACCCGGAGGCCAGCCACCCGGTGATCGCCACGCTGGTCGGCGCGGGCGGGCAGAATGTCACGGTGCAGCAGGTGACGACTTGACCCTCCCCCCCCGAACCGGCCGCGACGCCCTGACGCCCCGGCCCCTCAGCGTGCAGCGCGGCGTGAACCCGCACGCGCCCGGCAGCGCCCACCTCAAGCTGGGGCGCACCGAGATTCTCGCCACCGTCAGCGTAGAGGACAAACCCGCGCCCCACATGCGCGGCAAGAAGGAAGGCTGGCTGACCGCCGAATACGCCATGCTGCCCCGCGCGACCACCGACCGCCAGGCCCGCGAACGCAACCTCCAGAACGGCCGCCGCCACGAGATTCAGCGCCTGCTGGGCCGCGCGCTCCGGGCCAGCCTCGACCTGCGCCACTTCCGCAACCAGACGCTCTATGTGGACTGCGACGTGCTGGTCGCGGACGGGGGGACGCGGGTCGCCAGTGTCCTGGCCGGATATGCCGCCCTGCACGACTTCGCGGACCGGCTGATCCACGCCGGGAAACTCAGCGAATGGCCCCTCGCGCACGCGGTCGGCGCGGCCAGCGTCGGGCTCATCGGTGACGAACTGCGCGTGGACCTCGACTACGCCGAGGACAAGGTCGCCCGCGCCGACCTGAACGTGGTCGCCACCGACGCGGGCCTGCTGATCGAGGCCCAGGGCGGCGCGGAGGAAGGCCCGATCACCCACGCCGAGTACGTCCGCCTGCTCACGGCGGGGGTGGAGGCGGTGGGCGCACTGCTCCGGGAACTGCACCGGCAATTGTAGGAATTGGAGGAAGCGGTCAGGGGTGATCTGCCTTCTGCCCTCTGTTACACTTCCCCCACCCCAAGGAGGCAGGCATGAGCGTGACGGGCTTTATTGGACGGGCACTCCTCGCGAGCATCTTCATCAAAAGCGGCATGGACCACCTTCAGAACCCCGACCCCATCGTGCGGGCGGCACGGGG
The window above is part of the Deinococcus metallilatus genome. Proteins encoded here:
- a CDS encoding S8 family peptidase; this encodes MNKTKATLLLGAALLLGGATTASAQVLSPTLLERAKRGDQSTVGVIVRFKFANDARGRALFKTARQQLSARIAQLGPAAGFINQAINSGRATQLWLDQSIYLPMTPVQARVLATLPFVESIFENFKVKVPKAVALSAASAPTGTPWHLEKIGAPAAWAAGFKGQNIRIGHLDTGIDPNHPELAGKLAAFAEFNADGDRVQSQPHDTVQHGTHTAGLLVGKNVGVAPDAKLISALVLPNNEGTFAQVIAGMQYVLDPDNNADTDDGADVVNMSLGIPGTYDEFIVPVQNMIKAGVVPVFAIGNFGPGSATTGSPGNLPDAIGVGAVDQNGQVASFSSRGPVAWQGQINGVFVKPDVAAPGVAITSTFPNGQYGALSGSSQASPIVAGAVALMLSAKPGTSVDAIKNALYSSASNAGAKNNNVGYGLISVPGALGKLGVNAGGSQPAPQPQPAPQPQPTPQPTPQPQPTPQPQPTPQPQPTPQPQPTGPAGYTLCAVEGGTCTNVANKQMAFGTAGKYVFGTNDASPNVACTVKEWGGNDPAYGQLKGCFVKNAAGTPAPAPTPAPTPAPQPPSSGKKPTVLLVDDDMGQGADVTGALRDAIKANAASGGAFVWNVQSMGAVPLSEMQKADIVVWATGEQYQNTITAADQNTLRQYLAGGGRLLVTGQDIGYDIGESDFYRSTLKTRFVADSSGTPKFVTSGAFGNTAFTLNAQGSAGNQYYPDVIADLNGSQVVASWGSANANAGTITAQSIRVDRNRTRAQQKVEDPRGLVERLAANVIGGLLNQIFSGQQPAQRPRVTAQNTGENAGAIVINDAGKYRTVNMGFGLEGLTPNSRNMLVKTSFDWLMK
- the fba gene encoding class II fructose-1,6-bisphosphate aldolase, which produces MLVTGNDILIPARAGKYAVGAFNTNNMEITQAIIHTAEKLRSPVMVQMSEGAIKYGGQDLADIVIDLAQRSTVPVALHLDHGSSYDSALKAIKMGFTSVMIDASHYPFEENVHETRRVVEAAHAMGISVEAELGRLGGIEEHVVVDEKDAFLTDPEEAVKFVEETGTDYLAIAIGTSHGAYKGKGRPFIDLARIKRISELVSIPLVAHGSSGVPAELVQRFRDAGGEIGDAVGIADEDLQQAAQYGIAKVNVDTDLRLAMTTGVREVLKKNPKEFDPRKIFGPARDLMSQVVEHKMRVLGSVGKA
- a CDS encoding PLP-dependent aminotransferase family protein; translation: MTSPASTLPPVDLTARLADRARRMNASAIREILKVTQQPDVISFAGGLPAPELFPLEDVRRATETVLSKYGPAALQYSTTEGHLPLREWIAARDGISPANVQIVTGSQQGLDLLGKILINEGDVVLVEAPTYLGALQSFQPYGPRYVELPTDEHGIDTGALEDVLKAHPAKLLYAIPNFQNPTGRTLSLERRRRLLELTAQYGVLVIEDDPYGKLRFTGEELPSLYALGLEMVGGDPNRSHVIYSSSFSKTLVPGLRDAWVQAARPIIEKLVQAKQGADLHTPTLNQMIVAELVGDVLPRQVEIVKKAYGERAQDMMARLREHFPAGVDFTTPEGGMFLWVTVPEGIDTVPLLAQAVERKVAFVPGSPFYALGGGHNTMRLSYSSATPEQIDRGIRALGETIRAAME
- the murI gene encoding glutamate racemase gives rise to the protein MTPEAPLGVFDSGVGGLSVLAELRRSLPHEHFLYLADTAHVPIGARPDEEIRDLTARAVAALHARGAKGVVVACNTASAFSLTHLRERYPDMPIIGLVPAVKPAVAATRSGVVGVLATPGTLRGTLLRDVIRQWADPAGVRVLTAVSAELVPLVEAGQANGERTRAVLRETLTPLAEAGADQLVLGCTHYPFLADSIRAEFGDTFALVDSGAAVARHTRNVLQQAGRLREEGGPGGVSYLVTGDPEASHPVIATLVGAGGQNVTVQQVTT
- the rph gene encoding ribonuclease PH, with the translated sequence MTLPPRTGRDALTPRPLSVQRGVNPHAPGSAHLKLGRTEILATVSVEDKPAPHMRGKKEGWLTAEYAMLPRATTDRQARERNLQNGRRHEIQRLLGRALRASLDLRHFRNQTLYVDCDVLVADGGTRVASVLAGYAALHDFADRLIHAGKLSEWPLAHAVGAASVGLIGDELRVDLDYAEDKVARADLNVVATDAGLLIEAQGGAEEGPITHAEYVRLLTAGVEAVGALLRELHRQL